In Rhodothermus marinus DSM 4252, a single genomic region encodes these proteins:
- a CDS encoding flagellar basal body-associated FliL family protein, producing the protein MAERAQQSVPETPDTPGEEVAQEQEQSSGGGRRLLARLLLVALTLGPTAAGAWLAYVYYPSLAQAAEQFSGTDDDTGEEAKPVEYGQFMELQGFIINPAGTDGTRYLMINLGLESAEGGVLEELKEKEVVVRDTVLKLLGQRTVEELADISLRTQLKQELRDAVNAVLRKGKIDRVYFTQYVLQ; encoded by the coding sequence ATGGCAGAACGAGCACAGCAATCCGTACCTGAAACGCCTGATACCCCCGGCGAAGAAGTAGCGCAGGAACAGGAGCAATCTTCGGGCGGGGGGCGCCGCCTGCTGGCCCGCCTGTTACTGGTCGCGCTGACGCTGGGCCCCACTGCCGCCGGTGCCTGGCTGGCTTACGTTTACTATCCCAGTCTGGCCCAGGCCGCCGAGCAGTTTTCTGGCACGGATGATGATACGGGAGAAGAAGCGAAACCCGTCGAATACGGCCAGTTCATGGAGCTACAGGGCTTCATTATCAATCCGGCCGGCACCGACGGGACCCGCTACCTGATGATCAATCTGGGGCTGGAAAGCGCCGAAGGTGGCGTGCTGGAAGAGCTGAAGGAAAAAGAAGTGGTCGTGCGCGACACCGTGCTCAAACTGCTCGGCCAGCGCACCGTCGAGGAACTGGCCGACATCAGCCTGCGCACCCAGCTCAAGCAGGAGCTGCGCGACGCGGTCAATGCTGTCCTCCGCAAAGGAAAAATTGACCGCGTCTACTTCACGCA
- a CDS encoding OmpA/MotB family protein has translation MPEEVQQPQEEEDEEPSAPFWMTTFSDMATLLLTFFVMIVAMSEVEVKKFKEALSFFQGRTGMLQSEAVIPSIKNQVVQRRLSKEQLEKYEELIQYLQEHNLEGKVQVNLTDKGLHLIITDSIMFRSGEAEIIEPSRTILRILAGIIDDRIESVVVEGHTDNRPIHTARFPSNWELSAARAAAVVRFLLEQTDALPPSRYMAVGYGEFHPRDTNATPEGRARNRRVEILFNWEPWQNEHSNPYLKRLIPPAKK, from the coding sequence ATGCCGGAAGAAGTGCAACAGCCTCAGGAAGAGGAAGACGAGGAGCCTTCGGCTCCGTTCTGGATGACCACCTTCAGCGACATGGCCACGCTGCTGCTGACGTTCTTCGTCATGATCGTGGCCATGTCGGAGGTTGAGGTCAAAAAGTTCAAAGAAGCGCTCAGCTTCTTCCAGGGGCGGACCGGCATGTTGCAGAGCGAAGCGGTCATCCCTTCCATCAAAAATCAGGTGGTTCAACGTCGACTTTCAAAAGAGCAGCTGGAGAAATATGAGGAACTGATTCAGTACCTGCAGGAGCACAACCTGGAAGGCAAGGTGCAGGTGAACCTGACCGACAAGGGACTGCACCTGATCATCACGGATTCCATCATGTTTCGGTCCGGCGAGGCCGAAATCATCGAACCGTCCCGTACCATTTTGCGCATTCTGGCCGGGATTATCGACGACCGGATCGAATCGGTCGTCGTCGAAGGCCACACGGACAACCGTCCCATCCACACCGCCCGCTTCCCCTCCAACTGGGAGCTGTCGGCGGCACGGGCCGCTGCGGTCGTCCGTTTTCTGCTGGAGCAGACCGATGCCCTGCCCCCTTCGCGCTACATGGCGGTAGGGTATGGCGAATTCCATCCACGAGATACCAACGCAACACCGGAAGGACGGGCCCGTAACCGCCGCGTCGAAATCCTATTCAACTGGGAGCCATGGCAGAACGAGCACAGCAATCCGTACCTGAAACGCCTGATACCCCCGGCGAAGAAGTAG
- a CDS encoding motility protein A, translating into MEKSTPIGLGLGFALIFAAIFLGGNWLTFVDIPSILIVVGGTIAALLVAYSIDELKVVVPGLQGLLKFNPPDLNQYVHLFTDLSRTARREGLLALDRRLGEVEDAFIRFGLEMAVDGIEEQEIAEMLQVRMTEEFRPIQLFAKIMNSAGTFAPSFGMIGTLIGLVQMMQNLTDPTQIGAGMAVAMLTTLYGAVLANLVFLPLANKTKVQLALLQKAREMTRVGILSIVRGDSPSMIERRLQMLAGNQEAGGKEEASHLAKAA; encoded by the coding sequence ATGGAGAAATCCACGCCGATCGGCTTAGGACTTGGCTTTGCGCTGATCTTTGCCGCCATCTTTCTGGGGGGCAACTGGCTCACCTTCGTAGACATTCCCTCCATTCTGATCGTCGTCGGCGGCACCATTGCTGCCCTGCTGGTTGCCTACTCCATCGACGAACTCAAAGTGGTCGTCCCCGGGCTGCAGGGCCTGCTGAAATTCAATCCGCCCGATCTGAACCAGTACGTACACCTGTTCACCGACCTGTCCCGCACGGCCCGCCGCGAAGGTCTGCTGGCACTGGATCGGCGTCTTGGCGAAGTGGAGGACGCGTTCATTCGCTTCGGACTGGAAATGGCCGTCGACGGCATCGAGGAGCAGGAAATCGCCGAGATGCTGCAGGTGCGCATGACCGAAGAGTTTCGCCCGATCCAGCTTTTTGCCAAGATCATGAACTCGGCGGGCACCTTCGCGCCGTCGTTCGGGATGATCGGCACGCTGATCGGCCTGGTGCAGATGATGCAGAACCTGACCGACCCGACCCAGATCGGTGCCGGAATGGCCGTGGCCATGCTCACCACGCTTTACGGGGCCGTGCTGGCCAACCTGGTTTTTCTGCCGCTCGCCAACAAGACCAAGGTGCAGCTGGCTTTGCTGCAGAAGGCCCGCGAAATGACCCGCGTCGGCATTCTTTCCATCGTCCGGGGCGACAGCCCCAGCATGATCGAACGACGCCTGCAGATGCTGGCCGGTAATCAGGAAGCCGGCGGCAAAGAAGAAGCGTCGCACCTGGCCAAAGCCGCCTAA